One Bythopirellula goksoeyrii genomic window, GCAGCCAGTGGGGTCAGCATTTCGGCTGCTGGGGGTCCCAAGTCTTCAAGCGCTGCAGTAACGAGGTCGCATGTCTCACTATCGCTATCGGCTGCTTCCACCAAAGCGACTGCCGCAGGCGCGGCATCCGGACCAAACGACAGTAGCTCGCTTGCTGCTTCTTGGCGCTGCGACGCGGAATCAGAACGAAGTGATTCAATAAGGGAAGTTATTTCTGCGGTCATTGGGGAATCCTAGCAACGAGTCCGTTGTAGTAGTTATCAACTTCTGAAAACTGTAACTCCCCTCATGGCATGGATGCCACCCCAAAATCGCTGGATAAACCGAGGCCGAACAAGCGGCATGTTACCGACGCAATTAGATATTATTGTGCCGGCTCACCGATTACTTGCCCCTCTTCGTTCAACACTTGCTCAAGTACTTCTAGCAGTTGTTCCGGGGCTGCGGGGCCTCCACCGATGAGTACCGAAGCGATCTTGCCATCGGCGTCGATGACGACAGTTTGGGGGATGGCTGTCACGGCATACTTGCCCGCCGCTGCTCCGTCGATATCCAACAAGACTTGTGGGGAGATTTGCATACGTTCAATGGCCGCTTGCACGGTCAGGGCATCTTCCTGCATATTTACTGCGATCAATTCCACCTGGGCGGATGCCATGTTGTTGATAGCAGTTTCTAATAGCGGCATCGTCTGTACACAGGGTCCGCACCAACTGGCCCAGAAATCAAGGACGATAATCTTGCCTCGCTTGTTGCTGAGTCGAAACTCATCGCCACTGAGATTCTTGAGATGGAAGTCGGGCGCATCCTGTCCGATCAGGGGTGATTGAGCACCAGGATTCATAGCATCACTTGGGGCTCCCTCTTCTTGCGCAAACTGTGGATCGGTGGCTGCTGTGAGTTGCCATGACTGGAAGGGAAGTTCCGCTGCCGAATCGGTAATCGCAGTGCCCAGCAGCAACTGATCCACTTGCCGCAAATCGACACGACATTTGCCTAGCAACTTGCTCGTCCCAAGCAGGTCAGCTTCGGCTAGTTCGTGGGGATGAAACGTAAGTCGGACTCCATCACGGCATACCGCCTGAACGGCACCCGATTGAGTTGACTCGTTGTTAGTTTCACTGGTGAGTTCGTCTGAAGCGACGTCGGCATCCTGAGAAAGGAGGTTTTCAGGATGCAGCCATATCAGCCGCCGAATCCGGCTGCTGGCCAGCGTCTTGGTATCGAGTCGTATTTCTGCAATCGCTTCTTTGTCGTCCATGGAGAGCAATCGCGCCCGGAGCAGATCACCCTGCACCGACTCAATCAGGTGCAGCGGGGGATTGCCTCTCTGCATCCGAGGCAAGGTCAGTAGCCTCGCTTGTTTTGCTGCATCGATTTGTGGCAAGGGATGTCCGACGCGTTTCTCCCATGCCTTGATGGTCTTGTGTGGCAAGAAGGATTTCTCGACCAGTGACGCATGAAAGTAGATCCCCTGTTCGTCGAGCCGACTCAGATGACACGGAATACGATCCCCATCTTGAAGCCAGAGCAACTGGTCTTCGTCTCGATTGGGTGAAGAGGGAGCGACCGGCGGTGTTGTTTTTCCCGTGAAGATATCGACGAGTTGCTCCGCCAGGTTTTTTCGATTTCGCAGTTGTACCCTGCGGTCCCTTGGCTGCGGTTTTTCTGGCGGAGGGTCGCGAAACACTATCGACCCTGAGAGATCGGGATTGATGGGACTGCTGGTTTCACTCAGTTGGGGGCGAAATGAAAGAGAACTCGTCTCTGCAGCCATTGTCACACCCGTTACTGTGCCGTGGCAGGAGATGCCGCCGGATTGCAAGCGGCCGATCGGTTCATCAGAAACTTGCTTGGATGGAGGCCGAGAAGATCCCACGATGGAACGCACCGTGGCCAGGTCCACGACGACTGGGACCTTGAATCCGAGGCAATCGAAAGTAACCTTTCCCTTGTTTAGCTTGTCCAGAGACCCTGTAAGTCGTTCACCGCTGGTGAGCAAGAGCGAGAGTGGTCCGCCTGCTGAATTCTCTTGCGAACGAAAAGAGACATTAACGACATCCTCCACTGCCACTCGAAGTGGTGTATGCTCAGGCTCTTCTGTGGAGAGGGAATTGTTTTCCTCGTCGGCAATTTCCGTCTCAGCTGGCTTGTCTTGTTTTTCATCAACGAGGAATTCTGAATCCTCTGCATCGAAGCGAATCGCGTCGGCAATTACCAGTGAACCATCTGATTTTTGGACGAACTCTTGATTCACCTGTACTTGAGGAGGCTCCAGGCCATTCCAGTTGCGTACGACGAGTCGTTCGAGTCGCACGTCACCAGTGCGGTTGGTGAGAGAAATGCCTTCAAGAACAGCAGGGTCTGAAACTGGAGAGACGCGGATCTCCGTGAGCAGATTCCCCTGCATGTCGTAGGCAGCGAAAGTACCTTTGGCAGCGTCGACATAGACTTGAAACTGAATTCGTCCCGCCCCTTTGTTGAGATCGGCCACTAGCGCGATGTCTGCCTCCTTGCCACGCTCGGCGAGAATCCGCAACATGGAGTTGTAAGTTTCAAATTCCAAAAGGGGAAACGAGGTAGGTTCAGGCTTGGTCGCTTGTCTGCGGCCTCCGATACCTGCAAAGTTATTGAAATTATCTACCAGATTGTGAAAAGACTCGAGTACAAGGTTCTCCCCGACGCCAATCGCCAAATGAAAATCGGGCTTGTGCTGCCATGATATTTCAAACTCGATACAAGCGAGGGGAGGGATTTTACATTCGCTTAGCAAAGCGGTGCCACGATGTTCGGTGAGCACATGTCCGGCAACCTCTTTCCAAGTACCTTCCTGCTGAGTCCAGCCCTCAAGCCCATGGGGACCAAGGTAGGCGATCCCCGCCCCCTCGCCCCAGCGAACTAATCGGCGGATGCGGTTCTTCGCGATTCGGCATTCTCCGATGGATGACGAATCGATAACCACTTCTTCCGGAGTGAGAGTGACGAGTTTGCAAATGATCAGGTCGCCTCCCACAAGTTCGACAGCAAAATTCCCAGCAACTTCGGCCATTTCCGTTGCCTCCGGAAAATGAGCAGCGGCAACGGCAGCAGCGGGGAACTCCAACGGATCGACAAGTGCTGGCGATTGCCAACGGAGTACATCGCTCGTGTTTGATTCGAGAAGCGTACCCGTGAGAAAATCGCCGTTCACAAGTTGGAGTTGCGGTGCTTGCTCGGCAGCACAAAGCGCAGGCCCCATCAGCCATGCTGCTGCCAGAAGGGTGAACCATCGATTCTTAAGCGTATGACGCTTCACGCTATATCTCCTGGAAAGATCATCGCTCATAAATCGGGAGGAATCGGTAGTTGAGTGCCAGGGCCAACAACGACATGGCCGTGTCGGCGGCAGATCCAAACTGGCCGGGGAAACTACCATCACTTTTTTGAGTCTCTTTGAGTTGGCGGACGAGAAGCTTGTTCCACTTTTCCCAGGCTTCGACATCCCCTTGGAACAGGGCTTGGGCCTGATAGTACCGAGAATACTCTCGATAATGATCTTGACCGGTCTGTTCAATGCGTTCGGTTAAATAAGAGAGCGTGGCCTTGTATTGGGGGAGTTCTTTGCGCCTCGCTATGGCATAGACCAGATTTCCGATCGATATGCGCGCGATCGATTCATCGAAACCTCCCATCCCCCCTGAATAAGCGACTTGCCCCGAATCGCTGGTCATCGATTTGTAATAGGAAATCGCCCGGTCGATAGATTCGTCGGGGACTTCGATCCCCGCGTTGCGCGCTGCCAGCAGTCCCACCAACACGGCGCCAGAGACCGACGTATCCGCGTCATCAGAATCAGGAGAGTAACGCCACGCACCGTAGGAATTCTTTTTTTGCGACGTGATCGCCGCCCGCACAGCGAGTTCCAAAGAGCCTCCTACAGAGAGCTGCTGCTCTGACGGACCGGTCGGCCATAATTGGCGATCATCCACTGCACCGTACGCCTCAGCCATCGCGAGCATCGCAAAGCCATGGTGGTACATGCTGTTGCCAAAATATCCGGTTGAAGAGTTTTGGGCACGGATCATCGCGCGTAGTGCCTTGCGGATATTGCCGCTGTATTGTCCGAAATTGGGATCTTCGCCACTCGCCAAGAACGTCATCACACACATTCCATCGATCCCCGGTCCCTGCTGGCCTCCCGTCCAATTCCCCCCTTCCGCCTGGGAGCCTGCCAAAAAGACTAAACCTCGGTCATACATCTCTCGAATATCTCGAGGAACGACTTCGCCAAATTGCTCGGTGGGAAACTGTCCAAAAACGGTACTCACGGATGGGAGCGTAGCACCCAACAGAACCAATATAAGTAAGGGTTGCGACTTCATAGACAGTTACTCCTCGAAGGGGGCAATTCCTTGATTTTCAACATAGTCTTTATACCCTACACCTTGTTGCCTGGCTTGCTGGATGATCTTTAATTGTTTCTCATCGAAGAGCGGCTCAAACTTTTCTTGTGGAATCTGTGAAACTTGGCTCGCAGCGTAATACCAGTCGTATTGACCAAACGATGAGGGGGGCCTGGTCGATTCAAACAAGACATCCAACAACTTCTGTCGCTGCGCCTCCGTCATAGGGAGGGACTTCTCCAGACCAACGATGTAGAGCCGAAGAACCGCTTTATAACAGCGTTTGCGCTGATCTGATCTAAGTTGCTCTATTTTTTCAAATTGCTCAGCGGTCAGAGTGCGTGGCAAGACTTTTGCGAAGAGTGAAGTGGGGCCGAAGAAGCCTTTCTGCATTATCTGATTGAGGGGCTGAATCCTCTGGTAGATATTGCCAATCTCATTCTGGTCGAAGGTCTGGCCGACTACCTCTTGACGAATTTGCTCTACCTGATCCGTAAAACGGGCAATGTCGCGTTCGGCAGCGAACTTGAGCTTTTTCTTCTGCTCTGGTTCAAGCTCGCAGGAAAGGTTAATGAGGGAGATCTCAACTTGCAGTTGTGAGTCGAGTCGCTCTTCGGGAGCTTCCCTACCATTGGACAGCCAGGAATTGAACTGTTCCTCGGTCATATTGAACTCTTGCCCCTTGGACGAAAGTGAGCCCAAGCAAATGCAACAGATCAAAATCAGACCTAATTGAGCAATCGAACTAGACGAGGCCCGAAGAATCATTGCTTTTCCTCATCGGCCTGGTTGCTGGCGTCAGGAGAAACAGAATCTTCTGTAGTGGAAGTCTCACTCTCTTCCTTAGAGGCGGGAGGCAACTTGACATCGTCGATGGGCTGGATCGAATTGCCAAAGCCAAAATTGTCTTCCCAGTCGTTCTGGCCCCAATTCACTTTTTGAAGGCCTTTGTAAATCATACTTTGGGCTTTATTCAGATGGGGCGTAATGCAATTGTCGGGAAGCTGAGGTATATACTGAGCGTTTTGCAAAAATGCATGCAAAGGAGGAGGAGAGTCATCCACCCAATCATCAGCCAGCAAGTCTCTACGTATTGCAGAACTTTGATCGTTCGTAAAAGCAAGACGCTTATCGAGCATTGATAGAACATTGTCAACGATGGTTTCTCTACGGAACTCCGTTCGAGCCTGCAACTCTGTTCTGTAAATTGCTTGTTGTTCGTCATTGAGCAGGGGCTCAATGGCTTGCTCAATTTGCTCGACCAATGCCTCGCGTTTCATGTTCGCTTGTTGAGGCTGGGCCATCCACGCGCCAGCTCGATTTGCATTATTTGGGGGGATAAACTGAGCTGCTTCCTCCGCCGATTTATCCAGGACCTTACCTAAGGCAGCTGCCATCTTTTTCTGCTGGTCTGCGTCCAATCGGCAAATCCGATTGGCGAAGGAAAACTCCACCTGCACGAAAGGCTCCATTTTTTGGCGCCACATGCGAAAGCGGACATCCTCGTCTGACATGTCCACCCCTTGCGCCTGGAGCATGTCTGCTTGAAACACAACTTGCGCAAGGCAAGGAAGCGTTGAGTTCAATAGCAATAGGATCGCGAGCAGGTACTTCATTATCCTCCCGCTCCATTCTCTAGTTCGCTGAAATAGCGATCCAATCCCGCGCGAAATTCTTCGGGCAATGATTTCCCCGAGTCGCCCACCGCCTGAGTGGGAGCGCGATCTTCTCGGACTTCTTTTTCATTGAGCCCAGCGCCCAACAAGGCTAGTGCCGTGTCCTTGGTGTCGCCGCCACCCCCACCCCCTGGATTGGCACCACCCCCGCCACCCCCGAACGGATTGATTCGCTTGGATTGAAGCAACAGCTCAATCGCCTCGGTTTCGGCGGCTATCGCATCCGATCCGGTGTCTGGTTTGTCGAGAATGTCAGAGGCTTCGACCATGACTTCGTTGACCCGAGTAAGAAGGGCGAGTTCCTTGGCGAATTCCGTGTCGCCATCGGGCAATTCTCGAATTCTCTCATTGACTAGCAGAATCCGCTCCCCCAGTCCGCCCTGCATTTCGGACAATCGGTTCGCTTCGGTCTCGTATGGCTCGGTTTCCAAACCCGGTCGAGCTTGTTCGGCGACGCGAGTTTCCTCGCGAAGATTCACTTCACCTTCGAGAATCTTGAGCACTTCCAACACGATTGAAGGTGGCAAACTCCCTTTCGATCGACAGCCAGGACAAGCACCCGAACAAGCAGGATCGACCAAATCTTCGGCCCAACGATCCATCACGTCCGACCAGTATTCGCATTGGGCGATCGACATCCCTCGCTCGGCTGGGATCTCTTCTGAGAGTCGTCGGAGATTTCCCAAAACGTCTTCTTCGCGCATGTCGTCGAGCACTGTCTTGAATCGCACCATACGGCGGCGCTCAAAATACGACTGGAGATCATCCATGATGAGGGAGACCTTAAAGCTGCTCTGGTCTTCCTTGGCAGCCAGGTTAGTGAGAGTTTCTCTAACCGGTGCCGCCAGGGCAGTTTGCGGAATTCCAAAACCCTCTTCGATTTCGTCGCTGATACCACCAGCGATTTTGTATTGCTCGCGCGAAGCAGCCTTCAGCCGCTTCACGAGAGTGCTCCCCTCCAGATTGGCAAGCACCGTGTTGAGTTCATTGGCAACCTTCTCGAATTCAGCAAGCAAATCTCGCTGCTCGCGCACCGCCTCGTCGACTTGCTGGTTGGCTGGGGAGTCGGCCGGTTTCTTTCCGCCCCCTTTGCCTAAAAGCGTTGTCACGGGAAGTCGCAACGACGGCGACGAAGGTTTCTTTTTGCCCCCCGCCGTTTGCTCGTTTTCATCTGCAGGCTGCTGGGAAGATTCCATGTCGG contains:
- a CDS encoding terpene cyclase/mutase family protein; translation: MKSQPLLILVLLGATLPSVSTVFGQFPTEQFGEVVPRDIREMYDRGLVFLAGSQAEGGNWTGGQQGPGIDGMCVMTFLASGEDPNFGQYSGNIRKALRAMIRAQNSSTGYFGNSMYHHGFAMLAMAEAYGAVDDRQLWPTGPSEQQLSVGGSLELAVRAAITSQKKNSYGAWRYSPDSDDADTSVSGAVLVGLLAARNAGIEVPDESIDRAISYYKSMTSDSGQVAYSGGMGGFDESIARISIGNLVYAIARRKELPQYKATLSYLTERIEQTGQDHYREYSRYYQAQALFQGDVEAWEKWNKLLVRQLKETQKSDGSFPGQFGSAADTAMSLLALALNYRFLPIYER
- a CDS encoding TlpA family protein disulfide reductase — protein: MKRHTLKNRWFTLLAAAWLMGPALCAAEQAPQLQLVNGDFLTGTLLESNTSDVLRWQSPALVDPLEFPAAAVAAAHFPEATEMAEVAGNFAVELVGGDLIICKLVTLTPEEVVIDSSSIGECRIAKNRIRRLVRWGEGAGIAYLGPHGLEGWTQQEGTWKEVAGHVLTEHRGTALLSECKIPPLACIEFEISWQHKPDFHLAIGVGENLVLESFHNLVDNFNNFAGIGGRRQATKPEPTSFPLLEFETYNSMLRILAERGKEADIALVADLNKGAGRIQFQVYVDAAKGTFAAYDMQGNLLTEIRVSPVSDPAVLEGISLTNRTGDVRLERLVVRNWNGLEPPQVQVNQEFVQKSDGSLVIADAIRFDAEDSEFLVDEKQDKPAETEIADEENNSLSTEEPEHTPLRVAVEDVVNVSFRSQENSAGGPLSLLLTSGERLTGSLDKLNKGKVTFDCLGFKVPVVVDLATVRSIVGSSRPPSKQVSDEPIGRLQSGGISCHGTVTGVTMAAETSSLSFRPQLSETSSPINPDLSGSIVFRDPPPEKPQPRDRRVQLRNRKNLAEQLVDIFTGKTTPPVAPSSPNRDEDQLLWLQDGDRIPCHLSRLDEQGIYFHASLVEKSFLPHKTIKAWEKRVGHPLPQIDAAKQARLLTLPRMQRGNPPLHLIESVQGDLLRARLLSMDDKEAIAEIRLDTKTLASSRIRRLIWLHPENLLSQDADVASDELTSETNNESTQSGAVQAVCRDGVRLTFHPHELAEADLLGTSKLLGKCRVDLRQVDQLLLGTAITDSAAELPFQSWQLTAATDPQFAQEEGAPSDAMNPGAQSPLIGQDAPDFHLKNLSGDEFRLSNKRGKIIVLDFWASWCGPCVQTMPLLETAINNMASAQVELIAVNMQEDALTVQAAIERMQISPQVLLDIDGAAAGKYAVTAIPQTVVIDADGKIASVLIGGGPAAPEQLLEVLEQVLNEEGQVIGEPAQ